The following are encoded together in the Salvia hispanica cultivar TCC Black 2014 chromosome 6, UniMelb_Shisp_WGS_1.0, whole genome shotgun sequence genome:
- the LOC125195693 gene encoding F-box protein At3g54460, with protein MENEVEPPPDFKLCGYLCAVLAVPDDATVPLNSICSLAGENAQVYFAAQNGARLTLIGDSEAPDSKGTPSTRKRWGRIGMVHGSISVVHQLHALVAHKCLWILARIVHVESGSTEIRAVVLVDVYLPAELWSGWQFPRSTSVAAALFKHLSCDWEARSLILNSVRLNSHASCSIWNVKDCHVLGCERHCSAPNNPKKKKGFELQEIFKSLPSVTMKVDSPCSRILPADSSNECGIWVLWDDIMIKILTALSPNDLVKISLTCHHLNYLAASIMPCMKLKLYPHQQAAVEWMLERERDPKVLQHPLYMSFTTEDGFEFNINTVSGEIVTGSVPTIKDFRGGMFCDEPGLGKTITALSLLLKTQGTLAEAPEAAQLTWCLHNGSQRCGYYEVSADNATKGYASDINKIVGKKVRRGQLSLDELNPMNNYISNASHSPRRLRSGEPMLEPTDMSVNKRMKLSTPTFSAPASSTIEHSRSWSTVKRNLLEAYEEPSSKSKKYSKVGKHANKGNKKKISANKNGFSCRMGTRKVEETLIGDIECNETWVQCDACSKWRRTANQREANTSAAWFCSMNSDPSYQNCNVPEESWDYKQSITYLPGFHAKGCLGGEQENIMFFTSVLKEHYTLINSETKKALTWLAKLPPHKLVEMETAGLVSPIVGTSLFDTRVARNYHKIFKAFGLVQRVEKKALKWYYPGHLRNLTFDLDALRVALCEPLDSLRFYLSSATLIVVPSNLVEHWKTQIERHVRPGQLRVYVWGDQKKKPSVHNLAWDYDVVITTFNRLSAEWSPRKRSVLMQVHWLRVMLDEGHTLGSSLNLTNKLQMAISLTATNRWLLTGTPTPNTPSSQLSYLQPLLRFLKEEPYGQNQRSWEAGIIMPFEAEMEDGRSRLLQLLKRCMISARKKDLKAIPPCIRKVTFVDFSDEHAKSYNELVETVRRNILMADWNDSSHVESLLNPKQWKFRAATIKNVRLSCSVAGHVRVSDAGQDIQETMDVLVENGLDPMSQEYGLIKYYLLYGGDCVRCKEWCRLPVITPCRHLLCLDCVALDSEMCTFPGCGYSYEMQTPEELARPENPDPKWPVPKDLIELQPSYKQDDWNPDWQSTSSSKVTYLVHQLKQLQEHNMMIVCPTEKGEVMPNNFNLSSTSSYYNTSPDQEASQNSRNGWCLNGLEKVIVFSQFLEHIHIIEQQLSIAGVQFVGMYSPMHSGNKMKSLATFQHDQNCMALLMDGSAALGLDLSFVTHVYLMEPIWDRSMEEQVISRAHRMGATRPIHVETLAMRGTIEEQMLRFLQDGNEGGKLLKEESGTSDRYLDGERTLKTLHDFAESNYLAHLSFVRTNSRTKACD; from the exons ATGGAAAACGAGGTCGAGCCGCCGCCTGATTTCAAGCTCTGCGGTTACCTCTGTGCGGTTCTCGCAGTTCCCGACGACGCCACCGTTCCCCTCAACTCGATTTGCAGCCTCGCCGGCGAGAACGCCCAAGTTTACTTCGCCGCTCAGAACGGCGCCCGATTGACCCTCATTGGCGATTCGGAAGCTCCTGATTCCAAAGGTACGCCGTCCACGAGGAAGCGGTGGGGCAGGATAGGGATGGTGCACGGATCAATCAGCGTGGTGCACCAATTGCACGCCCTCGTTGCGCACAAGTGCTTGTGGATTTTGGCTCGAATCGTGCACGTCGAGAGCGGCAGTACGGAAATTAGGGCTGTGGTGTTGGTGGATGTGTACCTGCCGGCGGAATTGTGGTCTGGATGGCAGTTCCCGCGGTCGACCTCCGTCGCCGCTGCGCTTTTCAAACACTTGAG CTGTGACTGGGAAGCTAGAAGCTTGATACTCAACTCAGTTAGATTGAATAGCCATGCTTCATGTAGCATTTGGAATGTAAAAGACTGTCATGTTCTTGGTTGTGAACGACATTGTAGTGCACCTAACAATCCTAAGAAGAAAAAGGGGTTTGAACTCCAGGAAATATTTAAGAGTTTACCCAGCGTGACAATGAAGGTAGACTCTCCTTGTTCAAGAATACTGCCAGCAGATTCGTCCAATGAATGCGGAATCTGGGTGCTATGGGATGatattatgattaaaattttaacagcGTTAAGCCCAAATGACCTTGTTAAGATTTCTTTGACATGCCACCATTTAAATTATCTGGCAGCATCTATCATGCCATGTATGAAACTTAAACTTTATCCACATCAGCAAGCGGCAGTTGAGTGGATGTTAGAGCGTGAGAGAGATCCTAAAGTCTTACAACACCCTTTATATATGAGTTTCACAACCGAAGAtggttttgaatttaatatcaATACAGTCTCTGGTGAAATTGTCACCGGTTCAGTTCCTACAATCAAGGATTTTCGTGGGGGAATGTTCTGCGATGAACCTGGACTGGGTAAGACTATAACTGCTCTTTCTCTTCTCCTGAAGACACAAGGAACCTTGGCAGAAGCCCCAGAGGCAGCACAGTTGACTTGGTGTTTACATAATGGCAGTCAGAGGTGTGGCTATTATGAAGTTAGTGCGGACAATGCGACCAAGGGATATGCATCagatatcaataaaattgtggGCAAAAAAGTTCGTAGGGGCCAATTATCTCTTGATGAACTCAACCCAATGAACAATTATATCAGCAATGCATCACATTCTCCTAGGCGTCTTAGATCTGGTGAGCCAATGCTGGAACCCACTGATATGAGTGTTAATAAACGAATGAAGTTGTCTACACCGACTTTCTCAGCACCTGCAAGTAGCACTATAGAGCATAGCAGGAGCTGGAGTACTGTTAAGAGAAATCTATTGGAGGCATATGAGGAACCATCCTCTAAATCCAAGAAATACTCAAAAGTCGGGAAGCATGCCAACAAGGGGAACAAGAAAAAGATTTCAGCAAATAAAAATGGTTTCTCTTGTAGAATGGGCACCAGGAAGGTGGAGGAGACACTGATAGGTGACATTGAATGCAATGAAACTTGGGTCCAGTGTGATGCCTGTAGCAAGTGGCGTAGGACAGCAAATCAGCGTGAAGCAAATACTTCTGCAGCTTGGTTTTGTAGTATGAATAGTGACCCCTCGTACCAAAATTGTAATGTACCTGAAGAGTCCTGGGATTACAAGCAATCCATCACATACTTACCAGGGTTCCATGCCAAAGGATGCTTGGGGGGAGAGCAGgaaaatattatgtttttcaCCAGCGTGCTAAAGGAGCACTACACATTAATCAATTCCGAGACAAAAAAAGCCCTGACTTGGCTAGCTAAACTTCCACCACATAAGTTAGTTGAGATGGAAACAGCTGGATTGGTCAGTCCTATCGTAGGAACCTCACTATTTGATACTAGAGTTGCTCGtaattatcacaaaatatttaaagcaTTTGGCCTAGTACAAAGAGTGGAAAAAAAAGCACTGAAGTGGTACTATCCTGGACATCTTCGAAACTTGACCTTTGATTTGGATGCCCTTAGGGTTGCTCTTTGTGAGCCATTAGACTCACTGAGGTTTTATTTGTCAAGTGCAACTTTGATTGTTGTCCCATCCAACCTTGTTGAACATTGGAAAACTCAAATTGAAAGACATGTGCGACCTGGTCAATTAAGAGTGTATGTATGGGGTGATCAAAAGAAAAAGCCTTCCGTTCACAACTTGGCTTGGGACTATGATGTTGTGATAACTACCTTCAACCGTTTGAGTGCTGAGTGGTCTCCCCGTAAAAGAAGTGTATTAATGCAAGTTCATTGGCTCAGAGTTATGTTGGATGAGGGGCATACTCTTGGCTCAAGTCTCAACTTGACAAACAAGTTGCAAATGGCAATTTCACTGACTGCCACAAACCGCTGGCTGTTGACAGGCACTCCAACCCCCAATACTCCTAGCAGTCAGCTTTCTTATCTTCAACCATTGCTAAGATTTCTCAAAGAAGAGCCATACGGGCAGAATCAAAGATCATGGGAAGCGGGTATAATAATGCCGTTCGAGGCAGAGATGGAAGATGGAAGGTCACGTTTGCTGCAGTTACTTAAGAGATGCATGATTAGTGcaagaaaaaaagatttgAAGGCTATACCACCTTGTATTAGAAAAGTGACTTTTGTGGACTTTTCTGACGAACATGCAAAAAGTTACAATGAGTTGGTAGAAACAGTTCGGCGTAATATTTTGATGGCGGATTGGAATGATTCATCTCATGTTGAGAGTTTATTGAACCCAAAACAATGGAAATTTCGGGCTGctacaattaaaaatgtaagGTTGTCCTGCTCTGTGGCTGGGCATGTCAGAGTATCAGATGCTGGCCAAGATATTCAAGAAACTATGGATGTCTTAGTGGAGAATGGCTTGGACCCTATGTCACAAGAGTATGGTTTGATAAAGTACTATCTCTTATATGGTGGCGATTGTGTGAG GTGCAAAGAATGGTGTCGTTTACCTGTCATTACACCCTGTAGGCACCTTTTATGCCTTGATTGTGTTGCTTTGGACAGTGAAATGTGTACATTTCCTGGCTGTGGTTACTCATATGAGATGCAAACTCCAGAGGAATTGGCTCGTCCAGAGAATCCTGATCCTAAATGGCCTGTGCCAAAAGATCTTATTGAGTTGCAACCCTCATATAAACAG GATGACTGGAATCCTGATTGGCAGTCAACATCTAGCAGCAAAGTTACATACTTAGTTCATCAGTTAAAGCAATTACAAGAACATAATATGATGATTGTGTGCCCTACCGAAAAGGGAGAGGTTATGCCtaataactttaatttatcCTCTACGTCGAGCTATTACAACACATCCCCAGATCAGGAGGCTTCCCAAAACTCTAGAAATGGATGGTGCCTAAATGGCTTGGAGAAAGTTATTGTTTTCTCACAGTTCCTCGAGCATATCCATATAATTGAGCAACAG CTGAGCATTGCGGGAGTCCAATTTGTTGGAATGTACAGTCCTATGCACTCTGGCAACAAG ATGAAATCTTTGGCAACTTTCCAGCATGATCAAAACTGTATGGCTCTCTTGATGGATGGAAGTGCAGCATTAGGTCTTGATTTAAGCTTTGTGACTCATGTCTATCTAATGGAACCTATTTGGGATAGAAG TATGGAGGAGCAGGTTATTAGTCGGGCTCATCGAATGGGTGCAACACGTCCCATTCATGTCGAAACACTGGCAATGAGGGGCACAATTGAAGAGCAAATGCTGAGATTTTTGCAG GATGGCAACGAAGGTGGAAAGTTGTTGAAGGAAGAGTCTGGTACAAGTGACCGCTATCTTGATGGGGAACGAACACTTAAAACATTGCACGATTTTGCTGAAAGCAATTATCTGGCTCACCTCAGTTTTGTCCGTACAAATTCCAGGACAAAGGCAtgtgattaa